In bacterium, the genomic window TCGCCGAGACGATGGTGCGGCGCGGGCTCGTCCACGCCCTGGGGAGCGACGCGCACGACACGGAACATCGGCCGCCGCGTCTCGCCGCGGCCCGCGCCCGCTGGGCCGAACTCGCGGGGGAGGACTCCGCGCGGATCGCCGTCGAGGACGCGCCGCGCGCGTTCCTGGGCGGGACGCCGTTCGAGGCGGCCGCGCCGTCGCCGGCGCCGGCGCCGCGCGGCTTCCTCGACCGACTTCTGGGACGCTGAACGCCGAGGAGGTTCGATGACGCTCTATGCCCGGTTCGCCGTTCGAATCCTGTCCGTCGCCGCGGTCGGCGCGGCAATGCTCGCCGGCTGCGGCGCGCCGACGCCGAAGATCGACCGGAAGGTGCCGCAGGAGGGCGCGCTGCAGCACTACCAGCGGGCGCGGCTGGCCTTCGAGCAGAACCGCGTGCCGGACGCGATGAGCGAAATCGAGCGCGCGCTGAAGATGGATCCGAAGCTGCCGCAGGTCTGGTTCTACCGCGGCTACATGTACTTCACGCTGGGCGACTTCGCGAAGGCCGAGGCCGACTTCCGCACGGCGATCGAACGCCACCCGTTCTACACCGACGCGCGGATGTACCTCGCGGCCTGCCTCGACCAGCAGGGGAAGCCGGACGCCGCGCTGGTCGAACTCGACCGCGCGCTCGCCGACACGACCTATCCCACGCCGGAGCAGGTGCGGCTCAACAAGGCGCTGATCCTCGAACGGGTCGGGCGCCGCGACGAGGCCCTGACCGAGCTGCGGCGCGCGGTCGGCGCGCGGCCGAAGTACTACCGCGCCCACTTCGAGATGGGGCGGCTGCTCGCCGCGATGGACCGCTTCGACGAGGCCGAGCTGGCCTTCGAGGCGGCCGAGGCGGGCGAGGGGAAGAATCCGGAGTACCAGCTGGCGCGCGCCGAGACGCTGCTCAAGATCGGCCA contains:
- a CDS encoding capsular biosynthesis protein — encoded protein: LRVAGITPVLAHPERIRWFQEDLARLESAIRLGALGQMTGSSLVGDFGRTIAALAETMVRRGLVHALGSDAHDTEHRPPRLAAARARWAELAGEDSARIAVEDAPRAFLGGTPFEAAAPSPAPAPRGFLDRLLGR
- a CDS encoding tetratricopeptide repeat protein; amino-acid sequence: MTLYARFAVRILSVAAVGAAMLAGCGAPTPKIDRKVPQEGALQHYQRARLAFEQNRVPDAMSEIERALKMDPKLPQVWFYRGYMYFTLGDFAKAEADFRTAIERHPFYTDARMYLAACLDQQGKPDAALVELDRALADTTYPTPEQVRLNKALILERVGRRDEALTELRRAVGARPKYYRAHFEMGRLLAAMDRFDEAELAFEAAEAGEGKNPEYQLARAETLLKIGQTNDARARLRRVLELAPGSEAAAKAAALLKEER